From a single Gemmatimonadota bacterium genomic region:
- the aroF gene encoding 3-deoxy-7-phosphoheptulonate synthase, protein MIAVLDRSCSLKQKADLLRFVENAGFRVQISELPNETLVGVIGPGAGSLAAELATFPGVREIRREAPPYPLVSRESHGGPGRVRVGEVTFGEDAVVVIAGPCAVESRTQILEAARAVQAAGAAMLRGGAFKPRSSPYSFQGLGVEGLDLLAEARAETGLGIVTEVVAPEDVPLVAERADMLQIGARNMQNFRLLSAVGELGTPVLLKRGMMATTDELLLAAEYVVAAGNSRVVLCERGIRTYETATRNTLDLAAVPVLKERTHLPVIVDPSHAAGRREWVGALSRAAIAAGADGLIVEVHPRPEEALSDGRQSLTLPSFSTLMDELEQVARAVGRTLPRTTGIRR, encoded by the coding sequence ATGATCGCGGTGCTGGATCGATCCTGTTCGCTCAAGCAGAAAGCAGACCTGCTGCGCTTCGTCGAGAACGCCGGGTTCCGGGTGCAGATCTCCGAGCTCCCCAACGAGACGCTGGTCGGCGTGATCGGACCGGGCGCGGGCTCCCTCGCCGCCGAGCTGGCGACGTTTCCCGGTGTGCGGGAGATCCGGCGTGAGGCGCCGCCCTATCCACTGGTCTCCCGCGAGAGTCACGGCGGACCGGGGCGGGTGCGGGTCGGAGAGGTCACCTTCGGTGAGGACGCGGTGGTGGTCATCGCCGGTCCCTGTGCCGTCGAGTCACGAACGCAGATCCTGGAGGCTGCGCGCGCGGTGCAGGCCGCTGGTGCGGCCATGCTGCGCGGCGGTGCTTTCAAGCCCCGTAGCTCTCCGTACAGCTTCCAGGGGCTGGGTGTCGAGGGACTGGACCTGCTCGCCGAGGCTCGCGCGGAGACCGGCCTGGGCATTGTCACCGAGGTCGTCGCGCCCGAGGATGTGCCGCTGGTGGCGGAGCGGGCCGACATGCTGCAGATCGGTGCCCGCAACATGCAGAACTTCCGCCTCCTCTCTGCGGTGGGGGAGCTCGGCACGCCCGTGCTGCTCAAGCGAGGCATGATGGCAACCACCGACGAACTGCTGCTGGCCGCCGAGTACGTGGTGGCAGCGGGCAACTCGCGCGTGGTGCTCTGCGAGCGCGGCATCCGCACCTACGAGACGGCGACGCGCAACACGCTGGATCTCGCCGCCGTGCCCGTGCTGAAGGAGCGCACGCACCTTCCGGTCATCGTCGATCCGAGCCATGCCGCGGGGCGCAGGGAATGGGTGGGCGCGCTCTCGCGTGCCGCGATCGCGGCGGGGGCGGATGGATTGATCGTCGAGGTGCATCCCCGACCGGAGGAGGCCCTGTCGGACGGACGCCAGTCGCTGACGCTTCCGTCGTTCAGCACGCTCATGGACGAGCTGGAGCAGGTGGCGCGCGCCGTAGGACGGACCTTGCCCAGGACGACCGGAATCCGGCGGTGA
- a CDS encoding SusC/RagA family TonB-linked outer membrane protein, which translates to MHTRLVCTFVRLCVLALAIAFAGSSTAAAQQATGNIRGQVTDAVTLRPLPGAQVLVVGTGRGGLANSSGQYLVLNVPTGSHVVRVEILGYGTVEQQVTVAAGQTAALDFAMSQQALELDEIVVTGTAGQTQRRAIGNAVQKFEAAEVTEAVPVASVQELLQARTPGLTLVSNGGGAGDGSQIRLRGSGSLSGRFEPVVFVDGVRIESGNQNGQCNNVVHCTNALDFLNPNDIESIEVIKGPAAATLYGAEAASGVIQIITKKGRPGTGMQWTASMDAGTSDWVLDRPQTYWQCTQANVNDAVRFPGCQGVTAGTVLTDDPMTRHPNAVRGNEGSSDANGPGQYAFNISARGGGELFNYFLSAEKGDEEGIFLNNFAKRQGGRANFGFVPSEKLNFNVNVGYVRQHIRQPLSNNSSNSVLRNAYRGQTLAVNPQWEPGFRGFGPELANQYDLQTRTERFTLGATVNYEPFSWLSNRLTLGLDNNDRNNTQFYPIDQTGQAPWGATNATGAISIFLPDVHTWTVDYSGTVSTDLSENYSSAFSAGMQLNARKYESFTTIGEGLVASQINLVGTAANTRASQDLEEQTSLGFYFQEQVGWRNRLFATAAVRIDDNSAFGREFSLVVYPKAQLSYVISDEDFFDVGWVDQLKLRGAWGQAGSPPEPFTADRTYTAGVTTTADNVVNLLRPSSYGNPNLKAETGSELELGFEASFLDGRMGLDFTYYNQKTRDALIEVPDPPSSGFSGTHFANVGEIANSGIEVLLTATPIYTRNLQWDATVALSTNSNELVTFGDAPITQIEFGQFATVQRHIPRYPMGGFWSTDVVRDASGAPVLTGSGGVTVASDKEYVGPSLPTREIGFTNTVTLFDNVRLFANLDYKGGHYQWCAICSVRSRIDLNTKLVNDPSSDPVDVAVAKSLQTKTWIQNADFIKLREISATYDLPSAVTEKAGVDNAAITLSARNLWMWTKYKFDQEGLGSPDPEVNFDSLSGFNRTDYASIPMLRTFALSVRFAF; encoded by the coding sequence ATGCACACACGCCTTGTGTGTACGTTTGTGCGCCTGTGCGTCCTCGCGCTCGCTATCGCCTTCGCGGGTTCATCGACCGCGGCGGCGCAGCAGGCGACAGGCAATATCCGGGGGCAAGTCACCGATGCGGTGACGCTGCGGCCACTCCCCGGCGCGCAGGTCCTCGTGGTGGGTACGGGCCGAGGAGGCCTGGCCAACTCGAGCGGGCAATACCTCGTCCTGAACGTTCCCACCGGCTCGCACGTGGTGCGAGTCGAGATCCTCGGGTACGGCACGGTCGAGCAGCAGGTGACGGTGGCCGCGGGGCAGACGGCCGCGCTCGATTTCGCGATGAGCCAGCAGGCGCTGGAGCTGGACGAGATCGTGGTCACCGGCACGGCGGGCCAGACGCAACGGCGCGCCATCGGCAACGCGGTCCAGAAGTTCGAGGCCGCCGAAGTCACGGAGGCGGTACCCGTCGCTAGCGTGCAGGAGCTCCTGCAGGCGCGCACTCCCGGCCTGACGCTGGTGTCGAACGGCGGTGGCGCGGGTGACGGCTCGCAGATCCGCCTGCGCGGGTCAGGCTCCTTGTCGGGCCGCTTCGAGCCCGTCGTCTTCGTCGACGGCGTGCGCATCGAGAGCGGCAACCAGAACGGGCAGTGCAACAACGTTGTGCACTGCACCAACGCGCTGGACTTCCTGAACCCGAACGACATCGAGTCGATCGAGGTGATCAAGGGCCCGGCCGCGGCGACGCTGTACGGCGCCGAAGCCGCGTCCGGCGTGATCCAGATCATCACCAAGAAGGGCCGCCCCGGCACGGGCATGCAGTGGACCGCCAGCATGGACGCCGGCACCTCCGACTGGGTGCTGGACCGGCCCCAGACCTACTGGCAGTGCACGCAGGCCAACGTGAACGACGCCGTGCGCTTCCCCGGCTGTCAGGGTGTGACCGCCGGCACGGTGCTGACGGACGACCCCATGACGCGCCATCCCAACGCGGTGCGCGGCAACGAGGGATCGAGCGACGCCAACGGACCCGGTCAGTACGCCTTCAACATCTCGGCGCGTGGTGGTGGTGAGCTGTTCAACTACTTCCTCTCGGCCGAGAAGGGCGATGAGGAAGGGATCTTCCTGAACAACTTCGCCAAGCGCCAGGGTGGGCGGGCCAACTTCGGGTTCGTGCCGAGCGAGAAGCTCAACTTCAACGTGAACGTGGGCTACGTGCGGCAGCACATCCGCCAGCCCCTGTCCAACAATTCGTCGAACTCCGTTCTGCGCAACGCCTATCGCGGGCAGACCCTGGCGGTCAACCCGCAGTGGGAGCCGGGCTTCCGGGGCTTCGGGCCCGAGCTGGCCAACCAGTACGACCTGCAGACGCGCACGGAGCGCTTCACGCTGGGTGCCACGGTCAACTACGAGCCGTTCTCCTGGCTGTCCAACCGCCTGACGCTCGGGCTGGACAACAACGATCGCAACAACACGCAGTTCTATCCCATCGACCAGACGGGTCAGGCACCCTGGGGTGCCACCAACGCCACCGGCGCCATCTCGATCTTCCTGCCGGACGTGCACACCTGGACGGTGGACTACTCCGGGACCGTCAGCACGGACCTGAGCGAGAACTACTCGAGCGCCTTCAGCGCGGGCATGCAGCTCAACGCCCGCAAGTACGAGTCGTTCACCACCATCGGTGAGGGCTTGGTGGCTAGCCAGATCAACCTGGTCGGTACGGCCGCGAACACGCGCGCCAGCCAGGATCTGGAGGAGCAGACCTCGCTGGGCTTCTACTTCCAGGAGCAGGTGGGGTGGCGGAACCGGCTGTTCGCGACCGCTGCCGTGCGCATCGACGACAACTCTGCGTTCGGTCGTGAGTTCTCGCTGGTGGTCTATCCGAAGGCTCAGCTCAGCTACGTCATCTCGGACGAGGACTTCTTCGACGTGGGCTGGGTGGATCAGCTCAAGCTGCGCGGTGCCTGGGGACAGGCCGGCAGCCCGCCCGAGCCCTTCACCGCCGACCGGACCTACACGGCCGGCGTCACGACGACCGCGGACAACGTGGTCAACCTGCTCCGGCCGTCCTCCTACGGGAACCCGAACCTCAAGGCCGAGACGGGCTCCGAGCTGGAGCTGGGCTTCGAGGCCTCGTTCCTCGATGGTCGGATGGGGCTCGACTTCACCTACTACAACCAGAAGACGCGGGACGCCCTCATCGAGGTGCCGGACCCACCGTCGTCGGGCTTCAGCGGCACGCACTTCGCCAACGTGGGCGAGATCGCCAACAGCGGCATCGAGGTGCTGCTGACCGCGACGCCGATCTACACGCGCAACCTGCAGTGGGACGCCACCGTGGCGCTGTCGACCAACTCCAACGAGCTGGTCACCTTCGGTGACGCCCCCATCACGCAGATCGAGTTCGGCCAGTTCGCCACCGTGCAGCGTCACATCCCGCGCTATCCCATGGGTGGCTTCTGGAGCACCGACGTGGTGCGGGATGCCTCGGGTGCGCCCGTGCTGACGGGGAGCGGCGGCGTGACGGTGGCCAGCGACAAGGAATACGTCGGTCCGTCGCTCCCGACCCGCGAGATCGGCTTCACCAACACCGTGACGCTGTTCGACAACGTTCGGCTGTTCGCCAACCTGGACTACAAGGGTGGCCACTATCAGTGGTGCGCCATCTGCTCGGTCCGGAGCCGCATCGACCTGAACACCAAGCTGGTCAATGATCCCAGCTCGGATCCGGTGGACGTGGCCGTGGCGAAGAGCCTGCAGACCAAGACGTGGATCCAGAACGCGGACTTCATCAAGCTGCGTGAGATCTCGGCGACCTACGACCTGCCGTCCGCCGTGACGGAGAAGGCGGGTGTCGACAACGCGGCCATCACCCTGTCCGCGCGGAATCTGTGGATGTGGACGAAGTACAAGTTCGACCAGGAGGGTCTGGGCTCGCCCGATCCCGAGGTCAACTTCGACTCGCTGTCCGGCTTCAACCGTACCGACTACGCATCCATTCCCATGCTACGGACCTTCGCGCTCAGCGTGCGGTTCGCGTTCTGA
- a CDS encoding geranylgeranyl reductase family protein produces the protein MNASAGQVPVGSGEARRTWDAIVVGAGPAGSTAAWHLARAGAAVLLLERAAFPRDKACGDLLIPDALAALERCGARGEVDQLGHRVDTLRVASPRGVTFDVPTEMVGLPRVQLDELLARRASEAGAHLARGKAGAVGLGADGPFVDLEVRPGQASLRVGGRFVLIATGADTSLLEPLGMLERTAPSAVALRRYVVSDTPLAQPLISFDRSVLPGYAWIFPVGPGRFNIGVGLFFEQARKQDVAGAAASLRDLLQRFEAHSPEARQLLAGGPEGAVRGARLRTGLEGTRPLHPSGKVLAVGETLGTTYPFTGEGIGKAMESAEIAAQVLGEELGRGDAGGGLGKATGVAGYAERIAGELGPRYGGYHTAQRWLRRAWVADLVSWRVARSPHLRTLAAEVLAERADPGRIFSLGTLFRSLIG, from the coding sequence GTGAACGCGAGCGCGGGCCAGGTCCCCGTCGGGAGCGGCGAGGCTCGTCGGACCTGGGACGCGATCGTGGTGGGCGCCGGACCCGCGGGATCGACGGCGGCCTGGCACCTGGCCCGGGCCGGGGCGGCGGTGTTGTTGTTGGAGCGAGCTGCGTTTCCGCGCGACAAGGCCTGCGGCGACCTTCTGATTCCCGACGCGCTGGCGGCGTTGGAACGGTGTGGGGCACGTGGGGAGGTGGACCAGCTGGGCCACCGCGTCGACACGCTCCGGGTGGCCAGCCCCCGAGGCGTCACCTTCGACGTTCCGACGGAGATGGTGGGGCTGCCCCGGGTGCAGCTGGACGAGCTGCTGGCCCGGCGGGCGTCCGAGGCCGGCGCCCACCTGGCTCGCGGGAAGGCAGGCGCGGTGGGTCTGGGGGCCGACGGACCCTTCGTGGATCTGGAGGTCCGACCGGGCCAGGCCAGCCTCCGGGTGGGCGGGCGCTTCGTGCTCATCGCCACCGGTGCCGACACCTCCTTGTTGGAGCCGCTCGGCATGCTGGAACGTACGGCACCTTCGGCGGTGGCGCTGCGCCGCTATGTCGTCTCCGACACCCCCCTCGCCCAGCCTCTGATCTCCTTCGACCGGTCCGTGCTCCCGGGCTACGCGTGGATCTTCCCGGTGGGGCCGGGCCGCTTCAACATCGGCGTCGGGCTGTTCTTCGAGCAGGCCCGCAAGCAGGACGTGGCGGGAGCGGCCGCCTCGCTCCGGGATCTGCTGCAGCGCTTCGAGGCGCACAGCCCGGAGGCGCGCCAGCTTCTGGCCGGGGGGCCCGAGGGGGCGGTGCGCGGCGCCCGGCTTCGCACCGGGCTCGAGGGCACGCGGCCCCTGCATCCCAGCGGCAAGGTCCTGGCCGTGGGGGAGACCCTCGGCACGACCTATCCCTTCACGGGAGAAGGGATCGGCAAGGCCATGGAATCGGCCGAGATCGCGGCCCAGGTCCTGGGTGAAGAGCTGGGACGGGGGGACGCGGGGGGCGGTCTCGGCAAGGCCACCGGGGTGGCCGGTTACGCAGAGCGCATCGCGGGGGAGTTGGGGCCCCGCTACGGGGGGTATCACACCGCCCAACGGTGGCTGCGCCGGGCCTGGGTCGCGGATCTGGTGTCCTGGCGCGTGGCCCGGAGCCCCCACCTCCGCACCCTTGCCGCCGAGGTGCTGGCCGAGCGGGCCGACCCGGGCCGGATCTTCTCGCTGGGCACCCTGTTCCGGTCCCTGATCGGCTAG
- a CDS encoding endonuclease/exonuclease/phosphatase family protein, whose product MNPGRLLRAAPLLVLLLAGCSRTAALAPPTLRVLVYNIHAGKDAQGVENLERVAAVVRDADADLVLLQEVDRGTARSGGVDQIARLAEATGLHAAFGRTLDYDGGEYGIALLSRFPLASDTLVHLPVDPPQARAGGSYEPRGILEARVSTPWGPLLVLNTHLDASPDDAYRWQEVPTVLARGRDAATAADDAVLLGGDFNAEPGTRVIDAPAAAGWVDAFAGCGRGDGLTYPANGPIKRIDYLWLGEAFECVEAEVLTGEASDHRAFRVDLRWRGRAAGT is encoded by the coding sequence GTGAACCCGGGCCGACTCCTGCGTGCGGCACCACTCCTCGTGCTGCTGCTGGCGGGTTGCTCCCGGACCGCAGCGCTCGCACCGCCCACGCTGCGGGTGCTCGTCTACAACATCCACGCGGGCAAGGACGCTCAGGGTGTCGAGAACCTCGAGCGCGTGGCCGCCGTCGTCCGGGACGCCGACGCAGACCTGGTGCTGCTTCAGGAGGTGGACCGGGGGACGGCCCGGTCGGGGGGCGTGGATCAGATCGCACGACTCGCGGAGGCCACCGGACTGCACGCCGCCTTCGGCCGCACGCTCGACTATGACGGAGGCGAGTACGGCATCGCCCTCCTCTCACGGTTTCCCCTCGCCAGCGATACCCTCGTCCACCTCCCGGTCGACCCCCCGCAGGCGCGAGCGGGCGGGTCGTACGAGCCGCGGGGCATCCTGGAGGCGCGGGTGTCGACGCCCTGGGGTCCGTTGCTGGTGCTGAACACGCACCTGGACGCGTCTCCCGACGACGCCTACCGCTGGCAGGAGGTTCCTACGGTGTTGGCGCGAGGGCGCGACGCGGCAACGGCCGCGGACGACGCGGTGCTACTCGGTGGCGACTTCAACGCGGAGCCGGGCACGCGCGTGATCGACGCCCCCGCCGCAGCAGGATGGGTGGATGCGTTCGCAGGCTGCGGCCGCGGGGACGGGCTCACCTATCCGGCCAACGGACCCATCAAACGCATCGACTACCTCTGGCTCGGCGAAGCGTTCGAGTGCGTGGAGGCGGAGGTGCTCACAGGGGAGGCGTCCGACCACCGAGCGTTCCGAGTGGACCTGCGTTGGCGCGGGCGTGCGGCGGGGACGTGA
- a CDS encoding alpha/beta fold hydrolase has protein sequence MTTTPAIQRLRRPAWGALLLLAAAPLGAQQTWPAPVEGDFTVTDFVFDSGERLPELTQHYRTLGAPRRGPDGRVRNAVLVMHGTTGSGGGFLSPRFAGELFGPGKLLDAAEYYIVLPDGIGHGQSSKPSDGMHARFPAYTYDDMVRAQYRLLTEGLGVDHLRLVMGTSMGGMHTWVWGYTYPDFMDALMPLASLPVEIAGRNRIQRAMILRSIKDDPAWNGGDYTQQPPGLTAAIHSLMFMVSSPRQWQKDAPTREEAETMLEQMVERYRRSLDANDMIYAFDASRFYDPSPHLEQIQAPLLAINSADDQVNPPELGILEREIQRVPKGRAMVLPITDQTRGHGTHSIPAIWGRYLKELLQRAPAR, from the coding sequence ATGACTACCACGCCAGCGATCCAACGACTGCGGCGGCCGGCCTGGGGAGCTCTGCTGCTCCTCGCCGCTGCTCCGCTCGGTGCCCAACAGACCTGGCCGGCGCCGGTCGAGGGCGACTTCACGGTGACCGACTTCGTCTTCGACAGCGGCGAGCGCCTTCCCGAGCTCACGCAGCACTACCGCACCTTGGGCGCGCCGCGTCGCGGGCCCGACGGGCGTGTGCGCAATGCGGTGTTGGTGATGCACGGCACCACCGGGAGCGGAGGCGGATTCCTGTCTCCCCGCTTTGCCGGCGAGTTGTTCGGGCCCGGCAAGCTGCTGGACGCCGCGGAGTACTACATCGTGCTGCCGGACGGCATCGGGCACGGCCAGTCCAGCAAGCCCTCCGACGGAATGCACGCCCGCTTCCCCGCCTACACCTACGACGACATGGTGCGCGCCCAGTACCGGCTCCTCACCGAGGGACTGGGCGTCGATCACCTGCGCCTGGTGATGGGGACGTCCATGGGCGGTATGCACACCTGGGTCTGGGGCTACACCTATCCCGACTTCATGGACGCGCTCATGCCGCTGGCCAGTCTTCCGGTCGAGATCGCGGGTCGGAACCGGATCCAGCGTGCCATGATCCTCCGTTCCATCAAGGACGACCCGGCCTGGAACGGAGGCGACTACACCCAGCAGCCGCCCGGACTCACCGCGGCCATCCACTCGCTCATGTTCATGGTGTCGAGTCCCAGGCAGTGGCAGAAGGACGCGCCCACCCGGGAGGAGGCGGAGACCATGCTGGAGCAGATGGTGGAGCGCTACCGGAGGAGTCTCGACGCCAACGACATGATCTATGCCTTCGACGCGTCGCGCTTCTACGATCCTTCCCCTCATCTGGAGCAGATCCAGGCACCGCTCCTCGCCATCAACTCGGCAGACGATCAGGTCAACCCGCCGGAGCTCGGGATTCTGGAGCGAGAGATCCAGCGCGTGCCGAAGGGCCGGGCCATGGTGTTGCCCATCACCGACCAGACCCGCGGGCATGGTACGCACTCCATCCCGGCCATCTGGGGACGCTACCTGAAAGAGCTGCTGCAGCGCGCGCCCGCCCGCTGA
- a CDS encoding response regulator: MTDVLPLKPPILCVDDDPVILESLEPHLRKTFRVLKATSGEEALEVLEREPRIAVILSDMRMPGMSGAEFLSHARQRHPDATRMLLTGYADVESASLAVNEGQVFRFLTKPCPPDRLIPACLAALEIHQLRTAERELLEDTLRGSIQALVDVLALVHPVAFGRATRIREHVRMLSQDCCMDGAWYIEVAAMMSQLGTIALSESTLEKLYYGHTLDEEGEHEFGRMPLVLRQVLKDIPRLGPVVEVVDDFYRSMMEDAPPSTPGGHMLRMAVDFDVLQARGVSVQEAVDTMWGRTLYDSALLNTFAQRLGFTVSHQRILELEFAALRVGLHLADDLYTEDGALVAPRGYTISASFLARVDSFRNAGVPEPIRVFVPEDLPAALEPAVATA; the protein is encoded by the coding sequence GTGACCGACGTGCTGCCCCTCAAGCCACCCATTCTGTGTGTGGACGATGACCCGGTGATCCTCGAGAGCCTGGAGCCGCATCTCCGCAAGACCTTTCGGGTGTTGAAGGCGACCTCGGGCGAGGAAGCCTTGGAGGTTCTCGAGAGGGAGCCGCGCATCGCCGTGATCCTGTCGGACATGCGGATGCCCGGAATGTCGGGAGCCGAATTCCTCTCCCACGCCCGTCAACGCCATCCGGACGCCACGCGCATGCTTCTGACGGGGTATGCGGACGTGGAGTCGGCAAGCCTGGCCGTCAACGAGGGCCAGGTGTTCCGCTTCCTGACCAAGCCCTGCCCACCTGATCGCTTGATCCCGGCGTGCCTCGCCGCACTCGAGATCCACCAGTTGCGCACGGCAGAGCGCGAACTGCTCGAAGATACGCTACGCGGGAGCATCCAGGCCCTGGTCGACGTGCTGGCACTGGTCCACCCGGTCGCGTTCGGGCGAGCCACTCGCATTCGCGAGCACGTTCGGATGCTGAGCCAGGATTGCTGCATGGACGGCGCTTGGTACATCGAAGTCGCTGCCATGATGTCACAGCTCGGGACCATCGCCCTATCCGAGTCGACTCTCGAAAAGCTGTACTACGGACACACCTTGGACGAAGAAGGGGAGCACGAGTTCGGTCGGATGCCGCTCGTGTTGAGGCAGGTCTTGAAGGACATTCCGCGCCTCGGTCCCGTCGTGGAAGTGGTCGACGACTTCTACCGGTCCATGATGGAAGACGCCCCGCCCAGCACACCCGGTGGACACATGCTTCGCATGGCGGTCGACTTCGACGTACTTCAGGCCAGGGGGGTGTCCGTCCAGGAAGCGGTCGACACCATGTGGGGGCGCACGCTCTACGACTCCGCCCTCCTCAACACCTTCGCGCAGCGTCTCGGCTTCACCGTCAGCCATCAGCGCATCCTGGAACTGGAGTTCGCTGCGCTACGAGTAGGCCTCCACCTCGCCGACGACTTGTATACCGAGGACGGGGCGCTGGTGGCTCCGCGCGGCTACACCATCTCGGCCAGCTTCCTGGCGCGCGTGGACTCGTTCCGCAACGCGGGCGTTCCCGAGCCCATCCGCGTGTTCGTCCCCGAAGACCTTCCGGCTGCCCTGGAGCCCGCCGTCGCGACGGCGTGA
- a CDS encoding TonB-dependent receptor plug domain-containing protein yields the protein MPVPAVSRRVPALLFGLCLLLAAVPHVAAQATADLVGRVVDMESGAGIPDVVVRAGGLTREAVTDAAGLFRLEGIPTGERLLTFEHLAYGEHQQVVNVGDEGLELEIRLSPTAIAIEELVVEGVRPEERAQRARGSSTHVVDAEMIQRALGTSRHLGDLLRQTVPGIRMRQRNDVSGADVCLEFRSAQSISMLNRGCQSPQVYLDGVPVSNPNFLYGMLSLHTIERLEVVPPGEAGARYGSGSLYGVILITTHTPGVQRGDGAEPVIGGYPVTSPSSRHFDWSQEPQGHHTGRAFLGAFVGNALGIAAGVSVAKTCIGIDAKDEIVTECSAGKTGTVAVAALLIPTVTSALGARWSGATDTSVGRFAPAAFGAALGLLPGYAFALTTEGAAEADIANAVGYTFLFAAVPIIVTGADRLFRRLRHPEDPTR from the coding sequence ATGCCCGTCCCCGCCGTCAGCCGCCGCGTCCCTGCCCTGCTCTTCGGGCTCTGCCTCCTGTTGGCGGCTGTGCCCCACGTCGCCGCGCAGGCAACCGCCGACCTGGTGGGTCGTGTGGTGGATATGGAGTCCGGAGCGGGCATCCCCGATGTGGTCGTGCGCGCGGGGGGACTGACCCGGGAGGCGGTGACCGACGCGGCGGGGCTGTTCCGCCTGGAGGGGATCCCGACGGGCGAGCGACTGCTCACCTTCGAGCATCTGGCCTACGGCGAGCACCAACAGGTGGTCAACGTGGGCGACGAGGGCCTGGAACTCGAGATCCGCCTCTCACCGACCGCCATCGCGATCGAGGAGCTGGTGGTGGAGGGCGTGCGCCCGGAGGAGCGCGCCCAACGAGCCCGTGGCTCCAGCACCCACGTCGTGGACGCAGAGATGATCCAGCGGGCGCTGGGCACGAGCCGCCATCTGGGCGATCTCCTGCGCCAGACGGTGCCCGGGATCCGCATGCGTCAGCGAAACGACGTCAGCGGTGCCGATGTGTGCCTCGAGTTCCGCTCGGCCCAGAGCATCTCCATGCTCAATCGCGGATGCCAGTCGCCCCAGGTGTACCTGGACGGCGTGCCGGTCTCGAATCCCAACTTCCTCTACGGCATGCTCTCGCTGCACACCATCGAACGGCTGGAAGTGGTGCCGCCCGGCGAGGCCGGCGCGCGCTACGGGAGCGGGTCCCTGTACGGTGTCATTCTGATCACCACGCACACGCCCGGGGTACAGCGGGGGGACGGAGCGGAACCGGTGATCGGAGGCTACCCGGTCACCAGCCCGTCCAGTCGCCATTTCGATTGGTCCCAGGAACCGCAGGGACACCACACCGGACGCGCCTTCCTCGGTGCGTTCGTGGGCAACGCGCTGGGTATCGCCGCCGGAGTCTCGGTGGCCAAGACCTGCATCGGCATCGACGCCAAGGATGAGATCGTCACGGAGTGCAGTGCGGGCAAGACCGGGACGGTCGCGGTAGCGGCTCTGTTGATCCCGACCGTCACCAGCGCCCTCGGAGCCCGTTGGAGCGGCGCCACCGACACCTCGGTGGGGCGGTTCGCACCGGCGGCGTTCGGGGCTGCGCTGGGACTGCTGCCTGGCTACGCATTCGCGCTCACCACCGAGGGTGCCGCGGAGGCGGACATCGCCAACGCGGTCGGCTACACGTTCCTCTTCGCGGCGGTGCCCATCATCGTCACGGGTGCGGATCGGCTGTTCCGCCGCCTCCGCCACCCCGAGGATCCAACGCGCTAG
- a CDS encoding di-heme oxidoredictase family protein — MYAPIGEPLPGLSQDQADRFAQGQALFSHVFSPEEGLGPRFNENACNACHTDPADGGTGEQLVLKASHFDDEGTCQTFAAQGGENLRGKLTPEASALGAVPASAPAEASHRGRINTPFLFGMGMIDAIPQATLDGLADPDDRNGDGISGRVGRSADGRPARFGRKAAVATLADFVDEAARLEMGLTTAAHPDEATAGALPAVPDGSDQVADPELDAERVALIVDFVRYLAPPEPGTPRPEDEALVEQGRALFEGLGCSSCHVPALRTRADAPPPLAGREIALYSDLLLHDMGPDLAGPCTAGASPTEVRTEPLMGLRYRRTLLHDGRIGRVRDAILAHGGEAQAARDAFDGLDRVVQEALLRFLAQL, encoded by the coding sequence TTGTACGCCCCGATCGGCGAGCCGTTGCCGGGGCTGAGCCAGGACCAGGCGGACCGCTTCGCCCAAGGCCAGGCCCTGTTCTCCCATGTCTTCAGTCCGGAGGAGGGCCTGGGCCCCCGCTTCAACGAGAATGCGTGCAACGCGTGTCACACCGACCCGGCCGATGGGGGCACCGGTGAGCAGCTGGTCCTGAAGGCCTCGCACTTCGATGACGAGGGCACCTGCCAGACCTTTGCGGCCCAGGGGGGCGAGAACCTGCGCGGCAAGCTCACGCCGGAGGCGAGCGCCCTGGGGGCCGTGCCGGCGAGTGCCCCGGCGGAGGCCAGCCATCGGGGCCGGATCAACACACCGTTCCTGTTCGGAATGGGCATGATCGACGCCATCCCCCAGGCCACCCTGGACGGGCTGGCCGACCCGGACGACCGCAACGGGGACGGCATCTCCGGACGGGTGGGCCGCAGCGCCGATGGGCGCCCGGCCCGCTTTGGTCGGAAGGCCGCGGTGGCCACCCTGGCGGACTTCGTGGACGAAGCGGCCCGGTTGGAGATGGGCCTGACCACCGCAGCCCATCCAGACGAGGCCACCGCCGGCGCCCTGCCGGCCGTGCCGGACGGCTCGGACCAGGTGGCGGATCCGGAGCTGGACGCAGAGCGCGTGGCCTTGATCGTCGATTTCGTGCGCTACCTGGCGCCACCCGAGCCGGGCACACCGCGCCCGGAGGACGAGGCGCTGGTGGAGCAGGGGCGGGCGCTGTTCGAGGGCCTCGGGTGCTCGAGTTGTCACGTCCCCGCGCTGCGGACGCGCGCCGATGCTCCGCCTCCGCTGGCAGGACGCGAGATCGCCCTCTACTCGGACCTGTTGCTGCATGACATGGGACCCGACCTGGCCGGGCCCTGCACCGCCGGAGCGTCTCCCACCGAGGTGCGCACCGAGCCGCTGATGGGGCTGCGCTACCGCCGGACCCTGCTGCACGACGGAAGAATCGGCCGCGTCCGGGACGCCATCCTCGCGCATGGCGGGGAGGCCCAAGCTGCACGGGACGCCTTCGACGGCTTGGACCGGGTGGTCCAGGAAGCGCTGTTGCGCTTCCTGGCTCAGCTCTGA